The following nucleotide sequence is from Gasterosteus aculeatus chromosome 5, fGasAcu3.hap1.1, whole genome shotgun sequence.
CTTTTTGTAATGCATTGTAATACACTGTTTTAATGATTgctctaattaaaaaaaacagatcaatAATAAGGTAGATAATATAGCACATTCTGTAGTCCAAATGTGTGCTTGGTAATTTTCTTAAACTACAGTAAGGAAAATATAGTAATATAGCATCACCCTAAAAGGTGGTACAGATCTTTCCCGGATATTTTAAGTTTACAGTTTATGCAATTCTGATTTACAATCACTTATCGTTAAAAGTTAGATTCTGGTCAGAATTTTGCTTCAATTAGTAATCGAGTATTATAGCATGAGTGTGCTGTTCTCGCTGGGCCAGCTGGCAGAATCATTGGGGGGAATTTGCTGTCAGAGGGTTGGGAGCAAAAAGAGAAAGGTGAGAATAAggccagaggaggagggagcaggcTCATAATATGATATTCCCACACAAGTCTGTTCCCCCAAAATAATGCAGGtaatttttcccttttctgaaAGTCAACACCCAACATTATTTACAGGTTCAAACATGCTTTACAATTCAAGAAGGACACATTAAATgggaattgtttgaatgtttaaATCTGTTCAATATCAGGAGAGAACAATTTTAAATGagcttttaaacacattttgtgtACTTCAACTGACATTCAATAATCTAAATAACCTAAAAATAATTGCCAATCTTGTAGAAGATTGTATGTGAAATACTTGTGGAAGGTTACCAAGTGTGAGAGGCTATTACCTTAATACAACATGACAGAAATAGCGTAAATATGGCACCTTGAAGGAGGACAGCCACACACTGTGGATGCCGGGGCCATGGAGTTGTTGTTGGAGCAACTTAGATTGTGATTTCATGCTGTCAAATGTAATTTTGTGGCTAATACTCTATTGAACAGGTCATGGTGATGCTATATACAGCCTATGCCTAATGTTCTCTAAAGGCATATACTGCAAGTTGCCATACAGTCATACAGTGTTCATTATATACAAGCTAATGCTTCACATTTGACCTCATCCGTTGACTTCCTCTGACTCACGGTGGCTTACAGGTCAACATATCTGCCCCCTACATTGTCGATTAATCTCACAGCAACAGCTGCATTGGTCCTAAAACTAGACTACCCAGTCCAACACTTTCATGTTGTCAACACAGCCTTGTAATCAAAATGAATTAGCACAGCTTGCTAAAGTCAGCAGACAAACAGCGACATCCAGCAACCAATCTCCACCCCAGGGACTGTCGGCGTCAGTTGTGTGATGTAAGGGGCTATATCAGaaatctttgtttgtttccctgGGTGGCAGAAGACAGATGAGTCACAAGTGAAATGTTGGCCTTTGGTAAATACATCTAGCCTGTCTGTATAGTCCCAACAGAGACTCAAATTATTGACGCCTCATCTCCATTGACACAAAGGACCTGTCATCTTTCCCAAACTGTCTGAAGAGTGAAGAAAGGAGTCTGGTGTTCTCATTGGTCGGTTACAAAAATAACCAATGACCAGCGTTGATTTCATCCAGCTGGCCTTCCTTGCCCTGCCACTCGACACCCTCTGGTTATTCCGATGTGAGTTAGCTAGCTGCACCCTGTGTTGCTGCTCAGTTTGGCCACACAGACTAGTGCGTCTATTTTGGTATCCTTTGAGTTTGCTCTTAGAACATTGGCCACAGCAGTGTTCGAATATGGAACTAAGGGCTTGAGATTTTTGGGTGAGTTGTATTTGTTTCACAAACTTCAAGAAAGATAGTTTGTTTACTATGGATGACAACTGCTAACTAGAATGTATTCTCAGCAGGTTGCAGCAGATTTTGCATTGGATTTTTTACGGATGATTTGTTTTAGCTACCACCGTTAACATTGGAGGGTCAGCATGAAAGACACATCACCAAGGTGAGGGAGCAGTGTGATTATTTGGATgtttacagacagacagagatactgaaGCCCAGTGGACAGAATATAAGATATAAGAAGTTTCCAATTGATTCTAAACACTTCTCTAGAAAGACCTACAGGATAAGTACCCTGTATTGTATTTCTATAAAATCATTACATATACACaacattacattattttaaagaaatataaacacGTCTTTGAGGAAAatatgaaacacattttcaaatggtTGCACAGTATTGTTAACTGGGCTATATGAGTATAAATACACAAGCAGATGCTGGGAAAGTACCGTGGTAGTCATGAGAGCTTGTAGACTGTTGGCAACTTAAGTCTCCTGGAAAGCCAAAACATTCTCTCAGTCAGGCCAAAGATACAGTAAAGTCAATACACTCTAGTCATTTTACCTGGTTTGTTAGGATctacaataaacaataaaacaataaaagtagAAATAATTTGTCTTATGGACTCTTGTAAATTAACCTACCGTTATTCAATTTTGTGTTAACAGTAAACATGAACCATTCTCAACAACTGAGATTGCTTTTATATTATACACTTTTAATGAACCGATACAGTCCAAAACAAAACTGTATCTTTGAATGACTGTGTTTATATTTGTCTCAACTTATTCTGCTTATATGGAGAGTCATGGTTATGTAGATAGTTGAAGAGTTGAGTTATATGGCAGTGGCTTTGCTCCCAGTTCAAGACATATCAATGGGCTATTCTAAGACCTCACCCAGATAGCTAAAGCGAGCTACAGTAGAGCAGCTGCCAAGGGGCTCTGTGATTGATTTGATGATACTTTACTGATATACATTTCCTCCGATTTGTGACGTAAATCTGCAGGAGTGGATGTTATTTCAGAGCTTTGCAGAGGCATTTTCTAGATATCCTCACAGTATATACAATTGGTATATGATTGCATTTGAAAGGGACCAATGTGAGGCATGGGTCGTTCCTTTAAATTGCACACTACAacaatgcaaatgttttatttgtgtaattACGTTCCTTTACAGCAGCAACAGTATGCGAGTGCTTACAGCTTAAGGCACCATACAGTGCTAAAAATAGTCAAGCGCATGGTTTGGAGTGTTTGTATGCTGCCTGCAATATCACAGCATGGCCAAAGCCGGCATGTACAGTGTACGTAAAGGTCATCAGTGCAACTACTGAATTGAAAACGTTTTAAAATAatcatcaaaccacattttcgTGAGCTTTTGAACTGTACATAGTTTGGAATGATAACTGCACACAATGTATGAATGAGTAACCATAATTATAAAACACAGAGACTAACTTCCCTGTCTCCCTTTAGGAAGTTCCCACATCCCAAATCCCTTATGTCGTGCTGAGCTGGACAAAAAGGGTTGTACAAAGTTGCAGCAGCTGTAAAGGATGCAAGAGAGGTGATGCACGAGACTGAAAGAAGTTTGTTGACATCATGAGCTGCATGGAAAAGCGACACATGAGCTATCGGGTGGGAGGCATGGTCCACCATCGCTTCCCCAACGGCTTCACCGACTTGTTCATGGATGAGACAGACCGAGAGGTCAGCATTCTTACCGACAGAGCCTTCCGAAGTCTCTGCGTTGGGGATGAAGCTGTTTACAATGACGAGTTGTTGTACGGATACTCACCTTTCAGCTGCCACAAACCTTTGGTGGAGGAGCCTCTTAAAAAGACTCATCACAAGGAATCTAAAAAGCAACGGCAAGACAAATCTGACAAAAACTATGCCCAGCCGTGGAAACAACAGGAACAGAAAAATGTGTCCCACAAGTCGTCTTTCCTCAAGTCATTAAGTGCTACGGAGGAAAGCCGCGAGGGGATGTTGATCGCAAATGGGGGTATGACAGACTCTAACGGGGAATCATGGGATAAGTCTGCACTTCGCAGCATCCAAAGAGAGCTATCGGAATTCTCCCCGGATTATCACTCCAATGTCACAGGTGGATATTACGAGGAACATCATCAACATGAATCTGGTAATGGTTCATTTAGCAAAACAGGCAAAGATGCTGCCATTGTCTCTGGGAAATCCCTAAAGAGCAAACATGGGAAATCCACTATCAAATTAACAAAACTTATCATCAAAAACTATTTCCTCCACAGTGAGTTTAGTCCTTTCCAAACATGGGGAGTCGTTAACCGGTTTCCCCTTGATCGAGAAGACTCCTCTAGTCTTCCCACAGATAGTATACCTCAATGGTATGACTTGCCTTTTTACAAGGAGCTTACGGAGGAACACAGAAAAGAGAATCTGCATAAAGAGGAGGTGCAGTCTCGCCAGAAAGCAACCGTTGAGCCACCTCCACCCACTGCTCCTAAACCCATCCCTGATCCGCCTAAGGTCTTGCCAAAGCCCTCAGCTACTCTGGCTGAGAAGAGATGCTCATCAGAAAGAGGGGATGGGAGTGCTGCCCCCTGGAGGCGCAACAGGTCCAGGGCAAAAAGTGTGATTCCAGTCAATCAACCTGGGATACCAGCTCAGGAAAACAGTTCAAAAACAGTATATGAGAGTCTTTGGTTAGTCAAAAAGGAGCCTAGATCTGTGGAGGTCACAGCAGTTGAGGAAGTAAGCTCTTTAGCTTCAACTCCGTTCAGCATCTGCCAGCTGATGACTCCCATCATTCCCTCCAGACAGCCAACGGAAACATCGGAAATTCTCCTAACTGTGCTCTCGCCCTCCTGCCTTGACCCTCCGCTGAGACCACACTCTGAAGCCAAACTCACCCCCGAGCCTGCAGTCAAGCGGGACAGCTACAAATCCCTCGCCTCTAGCATCCTCTTCAACCTCAAAGACAACAGGAAAAGGGTGAAAAGCCATTACAGCCCTCCGAAATTCAAAACATTGGAAGTGCTTAACAGTGGTACCCAGTCTCCCCAATCAGATCATCTGAAATATTCACAAGCTGTCACAGAAGGCTATGCATCTGGCTTAAGCACTCCTGCCAttttcacagacagacagagagtgTGCTCTCCAGTTTTGGAATTGATTAACACCCCAACTGGTGGTCATACCAAACATGATAGTGATAGATCTCTTTCAGATGATTATTTGTTATCAAATCTACTGCAAACTAGCAAGGCTGCAGGTAGTCTTGTTGAGGAGAGTCCCATATCCCCCTTAAGACACtcaaaaaaagacaacagtgcaagggCTAGAAAGCAAAACTACCCATCTCTGAATTTGTATAAGAAAGCAAGCCCTGTTGACAGTGATATGAAACATTTACCAGCCCCTCAGGGAACTGGTGCTCCTAAACGCATAGACGAACCAACTGAGGCGAATAAACGTTTACCACACACGCTAAACAAAGACCTCTCTCAAAAAGCACTGCCCACAAACACAGAGTTTTCACcaaattttttaaatgtcaaagaaGATTGTTTGCTCCTAATTCAACCTGATGTATATGAAAACGATGGGTTTTCCTTAAATGTATCACTTGAGAAGAGAGCACTCAATAAACCAGAAAAATTTAAACGATCTGCAAAAGACTTTACAGAAACAGACGTAAGCTTGAAGGGAAAATATGCTAGTTGCCAACCTATGACTACGATGTATGTGATCAAAGCCGCCAGGGAAGCAATTAACGCAGCCAAAAATAAAGCTATatcaacagctcagtcaaaTACCACAAATAAACCCATTTCAGACCAAGAAGAAGTAAATGAAAGCGAAGTGTGCAAGAGTTCAACACCAGAAAACAACAGTATTTTATCCCAGCATAGAAAAGTAACAGAACTGGATGGCAAAAGGGGTGATTTCAAGAAAGTTCCCCCACCAGTTCCGAAGAGAAATTTCGCTAAATCTGATATTCTCCTCTGTCACAACAAAGAGCAAACAAAGAATGTTGACAAGCTGACTAATGGGGGCTTAAAGAAtgcaaatttaaatttaattgaaGATGAATTTGACCAGAAACAGGGCAAACTCAAACATAGGTTTTCTGCCAGACAGAACAATTACATTAAAAATCAGAGATACGCAGGGTCAGATGAACAAGGGGAGGAGTTTGAGGAAGGGGATCCGAAAGTGAACCCAATAATGGAGATGGGTGAAGAGACAAGGCCACACAGAGAAATGAAAGATAGCGAGCATATAATTAATGACCTGAATGCTCtgaaagagctgcagagagcgaGACTTGGCGATCGTGTTGTCGAGAACACAAAGAACAAATTAAGTGTTATTAACATAGATGAAGAGGCTAGGGCTAAGAATGATTTGATCTCAAGGGAGCTAAAGAATATTAAAAAGGGTATGCTGTCTATTAGAGGGAACACAGCATCTAAAAGAGAACTATTTGCACAGAAAGAGAAGGATCAGAGCAAGCAAGAGACTTTTGCAAAGATTGACAGCAACGTCATAGTAAACAAAGCCCTTATAAATGACAATTATGACAGAGCAAAAATGGCACTTGAAGAGATCATCTCAGACAGGCAGCAAAGAAAGAATAAATTTACCGAACAGGAAATGTTTGATGAGAATGCTCGTGAAAGGTGTCTAACAAGAGCAGAGCAAAGTAAAAACGCCATGAAAGGTTCTCTGACAGAAGCcaaggaaaaacaaaattcCAGCTTTATCGCACCAAAAGAGAAAGATTTTAAAGAGAGGTTAGGTGATCTGAGAGACCACAATAACATAAGACAgatcctgtctcaaagtgaacCTAGACTAAGTGAGACTCACAGATCTGGGGGTAGGTTAACGTTCCCTGACATTGAAAAAACGTGTGATCCGAGCTATGAATCAGGAGAGATGACTATCAGGTATACAGAGAGCCAGATATCTGAAGAAAAGCTGGAGAATGGAATGGAAGACAAGAAGGGCAATGCTCCTCTTGTTCCTCCTAGGAGCAAAAGGAGAGGAAGTATTTTAAATAGAAGTGTTACTACAGAGACAGATAGTTTGAGAGATCTAGTAGAAGAGGATATCTTTAACATAGATGTAAAACATGAAAAGGCTGAGGTAGGCTTAACAGAGATATGGGATACAGTTGCAGAACAATATGTAAATAGTGACCTTTCTATCAGAGAGGCCTGTCAAAGTGAAccaaatcattttaaagaaagGTGGGATGTGGTAAACAATGCCAATTCAAAATCCACCATGATAACTGATCCAATTAAATGTGAGTCTGTGTTACATTCAAAAGACCCACAATCTGAAAATAAATTGTGTATATCACCAGAGATTATAGGAAATGAAAACAAGGCAAATAACTTGCATGCAGATATGAGGCCCACAAAAGCTACGAACAGCATTGCCTGGGCACAGGAAACACCAAAGGTCAAACAGAAGGCTCCTTTAAAACCAGATAATTTAAACAGACCTTCGGTAACTAATCTTTTAGGGGCAGAAGAACCTGACAAATTGAATAGCGCTTCAATACATGCAGATGAAGAGGAAATCCCTAGACATATAACATCACCCTTACTCCAGGTTAATGGTATCAGCGTCACTCAGAGCCCACCTGATCAAGCCAGCTTGTCTTCAAAATCTTCCTACTTCTCTGTGGAGAATGCACTGCACAAAAATACAGAGACAGAGTCAAATGTTTACCACTCTCTGGAGAACTTGATTGGAGATTTGGAGGAGGTTGATGAAGAGacgcaaaatattttgcaaaacacaaaacaggttTTGGACGGAATGGAAAATTATTCTTTGAGTGATCATGAAAGCGAGCCAGAGGTTTTAAAGCATCTTATAAAATCCCCTCAAAAAGACACTGAAGTACCAAACATGGACAACAAAGACAATACCGGCAAAGATCAAACATTAGCGCATGATGAAGAAAATCAGACACCAATGTCGCACTCCAATATTTTTTCACCAACTTTGGGGATCCCTGCCTTATTTAAAGTCAAAGATAACACTTTCAGTAACAACTTGAAGTTGAAGACTATACAACCGTGGTCACCAAGAGGTAGTGTTTCAGAATGGGGAGAGGAGGTACATCAAGTAATAGACAATGCAGAGCTTCCTCTGGCTCATGAACCCACCACCAGAGGTAGCCCAACAATCCCAGATGAAATATTCTCACCCAAAGAAAGTGCTTCGAACAGTTCACCTCCACTGCTGCAGTCTCCTTCACATCTGCAAAGTGAAAACCCAAAGAAACCACAATCTGGAGGGTTCCTTGCTGTCCCACGGGAGGAAGACAGATCGTCTGGGCTGAGTCCAGCATCTGAAGGAGTAGAGAGCTTAACAGCCAGCACAGCTGACACTACTGACGAGATGGGAACACATACTGGGATTTCGAAGGTTCCCAGCGAACGGTCCGGGTCCACCTGCAGTGGTAATGAAAGCCAAACAGGCCTGCCTAAACCACCAGTGGTCTTACCGAAATCAGAAAAGGCGGTTCTCAAAGCTGTTAAGTTGGCAAACAGAAGGATAAAGAAGGAGGAGGCTCAGAAGTCGTCCCAAAAGTCGTCTCATAGTGGCAGCAAACACCGAGTCGAGAGACCCAATAGTGACAAACCtgagcacagaaacagcagcagtaaAAATAACAAGCGCAGTGAGAGAAATCACAGAGAAAAGTCTGAAGATCATCGTCACAGTGAAAGTCACCAAAGCAAAAACAGTGATGACCAGCGGGAGAAAATACCCTCTGAAAGAAGCAGCCACAACCTTGAAAGCCACACGAGTGAAAGCCACCAACATGACCAAACAGATGGGTGCCACAGGCCTCGACAACAGGGCCATGGTTCTGTGGAGAGCAATAACCAAAATAATGAAGCACTGCCCAGTGTTAGAACAGAGAGGCAAGGGCGCAGCAGCAGAC
It contains:
- the LOC120819617 gene encoding uncharacterized protein LOC120819617; translated protein: MSCMEKRHMSYRVGGMVHHRFPNGFTDLFMDETDREVSILTDRAFRSLCVGDEAVYNDELLYGYSPFSCHKPLVEEPLKKTHHKESKKQRQDKSDKNYAQPWKQQEQKNVSHKSSFLKSLSATEESREGMLIANGGMTDSNGESWDKSALRSIQRELSEFSPDYHSNVTGGYYEEHHQHESGNGSFSKTGKDAAIVSGKSLKSKHGKSTIKLTKLIIKNYFLHSEFSPFQTWGVVNRFPLDREDSSSLPTDSIPQWYDLPFYKELTEEHRKENLHKEEVQSRQKATVEPPPPTAPKPIPDPPKVLPKPSATLAEKRCSSERGDGSAAPWRRNRSRAKSVIPVNQPGIPAQENSSKTVYESLWLVKKEPRSVEVTAVEEVSSLASTPFSICQLMTPIIPSRQPTETSEILLTVLSPSCLDPPLRPHSEAKLTPEPAVKRDSYKSLASSILFNLKDNRKRVKSHYSPPKFKTLEVLNSGTQSPQSDHLKYSQAVTEGYASGLSTPAIFTDRQRVCSPVLELINTPTGGHTKHDSDRSLSDDYLLSNLLQTSKAAGSLVEESPISPLRHSKKDNSARARKQNYPSLNLYKKASPVDSDMKHLPAPQGTGAPKRIDEPTEANKRLPHTLNKDLSQKALPTNTEFSPNFLNVKEDCLLLIQPDVYENDGFSLNVSLEKRALNKPEKFKRSAKDFTETDVSLKGKYASCQPMTTMYVIKAAREAINAAKNKAISTAQSNTTNKPISDQEEVNESEVCKSSTPENNSILSQHRKVTELDGKRGDFKKVPPPVPKRNFAKSDILLCHNKEQTKNVDKLTNGGLKNANLNLIEDEFDQKQGKLKHRFSARQNNYIKNQRYAGSDEQGEEFEEGDPKVNPIMEMGEETRPHREMKDSEHIINDLNALKELQRARLGDRVVENTKNKLSVINIDEEARAKNDLISRELKNIKKGMLSIRGNTASKRELFAQKEKDQSKQETFAKIDSNVIVNKALINDNYDRAKMALEEIISDRQQRKNKFTEQEMFDENARERCLTRAEQSKNAMKGSLTEAKEKQNSSFIAPKEKDFKERLGDLRDHNNIRQILSQSEPRLSETHRSGGRLTFPDIEKTCDPSYESGEMTIRYTESQISEEKLENGMEDKKGNAPLVPPRSKRRGSILNRSVTTETDSLRDLVEEDIFNIDVKHEKAEVGLTEIWDTVAEQYVNSDLSIREACQSEPNHFKERWDVVNNANSKSTMITDPIKCESVLHSKDPQSENKLCISPEIIGNENKANNLHADMRPTKATNSIAWAQETPKVKQKAPLKPDNLNRPSVTNLLGAEEPDKLNSASIHADEEEIPRHITSPLLQVNGISVTQSPPDQASLSSKSSYFSVENALHKNTETESNVYHSLENLIGDLEEVDEETQNILQNTKQVLDGMENYSLSDHESEPEVLKHLIKSPQKDTEVPNMDNKDNTGKDQTLAHDEENQTPMSHSNIFSPTLGIPALFKVKDNTFSNNLKLKTIQPWSPRGSVSEWGEEVHQVIDNAELPLAHEPTTRGSPTIPDEIFSPKESASNSSPPLLQSPSHLQSENPKKPQSGGFLAVPREEDRSSGLSPASEGVESLTASTADTTDEMGTHTGISKVPSERSGSTCSGNESQTGLPKPPVVLPKSEKAVLKAVKLANRRIKKEEAQKSSQKSSHSGSKHRVERPNSDKPEHRNSSSKNNKRSERNHREKSEDHRHSESHQSKNSDDQREKIPSERSSHNLESHTSESHQHDQTDGCHRPRQQGHGSVESNNQNNEALPSVRTERQGRSSRRDKREHRHYSSDRLISKVPVYKAHLSDRPSSDRPRHRSQSIDRYLGDKVEHRLNADTSVNENLDPRTQRIEKSIMDELQQRGRARDKTSRDNVLRRSHSIDAYPDPSPSTLSRQSSQISHTSQLSRQSSFEHTIVAQSFPLTQRKLLQDPDSGQYFFVEMPLQVKTKTFFDPETGNYVQLPVQPPDGAVPQVSPLEVLTQPLVVYHSFVPVPLSPMAHKGGIQVAHMEPRLRQMQCEGHPYLEPVYGQHDHMLGEFLGTEELDCLS